A section of the Streptococcus oriscaviae genome encodes:
- a CDS encoding response regulator transcription factor, translated as MAKKILIAGRERNLSHFVSMELQKKDYLVDYASTGKEALLLAHETDFDLILMSFQLSDMSSKELSKELLKLKPASVIIVAVDSADVAAHGQDILTYAVSYVIKPFVISDLVEQVTAIFRGRDFIDENCKQVKLHAAYRDLKIDFQNRTVSRGDELINLTRREYDLLATLMNSPETMSREQLLDRVWKYESAAETNVVDVYIRYLRGKLDLPGQESYIKTVRGVGYAMRD; from the coding sequence ATGGCCAAAAAGATTCTAATTGCAGGTAGAGAGCGTAACCTGTCTCACTTCGTTTCCATGGAATTGCAGAAGAAGGACTATCTCGTTGACTATGCTTCAACAGGAAAGGAAGCTCTCTTACTAGCACATGAAACGGACTTTGATTTGATATTGATGAGTTTTCAACTGTCGGACATGTCCAGCAAGGAACTGTCTAAAGAGTTGCTCAAACTCAAACCCGCTTCTGTTATCATCGTGGCTGTGGATAGTGCAGATGTTGCTGCCCATGGTCAGGACATATTGACCTATGCTGTTTCTTATGTTATCAAACCTTTCGTGATTAGTGATTTGGTTGAGCAAGTGACAGCCATCTTTCGCGGGCGGGATTTTATCGACGAAAATTGCAAACAGGTCAAGCTTCACGCGGCCTACCGTGATTTGAAAATTGATTTCCAAAACCGCACGGTGTCGCGCGGAGATGAGCTCATCAACCTAACCCGAAGGGAATATGATCTCTTGGCGACGCTGATGAACAGTCCTGAAACCATGAGCCGCGAACAGCTCTTGGATCGGGTTTGGAAATATGAGTCGGCAGCAGAAACAAATGTTGTGGACGTCTATATCCGTTACCTAAGAGGCAAGCTGGATCTGCCAGGGCAGGAGTCCTATATCAAGACTGTCCGTGGAGTTGGCTATGCCATGCGGGATTAA
- the nrdR gene encoding transcriptional regulator NrdR, translated as MRCPKCNSLKSSVVDSRQAEDGNTIRRRRECEQCGHRFTTYERVEEKTLVVVKKDGTREQFSREKIFNGIIRSAQKRPVTSAEIEEVVNRIEQQVRAQSDSEIESDVIGNLVMEELAELDEITYVRFASVYRSFKDVGELENLLKQITKGSRHRRQD; from the coding sequence ATGCGTTGCCCAAAATGTAATAGTTTGAAATCAAGTGTTGTGGATAGTCGCCAAGCAGAAGACGGCAACACCATTCGCCGTCGCAGAGAATGTGAACAATGCGGCCATCGGTTTACAACCTATGAGCGAGTAGAAGAAAAAACCCTAGTCGTTGTCAAGAAGGATGGCACCCGCGAACAATTTTCCCGCGAGAAAATCTTTAACGGCATCATCCGTTCTGCCCAAAAACGCCCTGTAACCAGCGCGGAAATCGAGGAAGTGGTCAACCGCATTGAGCAGCAGGTTCGCGCACAGAGTGACAGTGAAATTGAAAGCGATGTGATTGGCAATCTGGTTATGGAAGAACTAGCTGAGCTGGATGAAATTACCTATGTTCGTTTTGCCTCCGTTTACCGCTCCTTCAAGGACGTAGGTGAGTTGGAAAATTTGCTCAAACAAATTACCAAGGGCAGCAGACACAGAAGACAGGATTAG
- a CDS encoding nitroreductase family protein, whose protein sequence is MNETIDLMLAHTSVRRFTDQPISDDELKAIISAGRAASSWKNFQSYSIILVQSEEKKQALYDLVSQPAILQAQAILVFVGDHNRASKAAQLHEMPFDAKGVENLLISSVDAALAGQNALLAAESLGYGGVFIGMIRHKARPVAELFQLPAYTYPIFCIALGKPAEQHPVKPRLAEKAVVFSEVYQEQGPEAIQAYDQVQTDYAGSRQTEKWSQRMVAQFSQPEQPETKALLEEHQLL, encoded by the coding sequence ATGAACGAAACAATTGATTTGATGCTTGCGCACACCTCGGTTCGCCGTTTTACCGACCAACCCATTTCAGATGATGAGTTGAAAGCTATTATCAGTGCAGGACGTGCAGCTTCAAGCTGGAAGAATTTCCAGTCCTATTCGATTATCCTGGTCCAGTCCGAGGAGAAAAAACAGGCTCTTTATGACTTGGTTTCCCAACCTGCCATTTTGCAGGCTCAGGCCATTCTTGTCTTTGTTGGCGATCATAATCGTGCCAGCAAGGCAGCACAGCTCCACGAGATGCCTTTTGATGCCAAGGGAGTGGAAAATCTCCTGATTTCATCTGTGGATGCGGCTTTAGCTGGACAGAATGCCCTGCTTGCGGCAGAAAGTTTGGGCTATGGGGGTGTTTTTATCGGCATGATTCGCCATAAAGCAAGGCCCGTAGCAGAACTTTTCCAGTTGCCAGCCTACACCTATCCGATCTTTTGTATCGCCTTGGGAAAACCAGCAGAGCAACATCCTGTTAAGCCACGCTTGGCTGAGAAAGCTGTCGTATTTTCAGAAGTTTATCAAGAACAAGGGCCTGAGGCCATTCAGGCTTACGACCAAGTTCAAACAGACTACGCAGGCAGTCGTCAAACGGAAAAATGGTCCCAGCGCATGGTTGCACAATTTAGCCAGCCAGAGCAGCCTGAAACCAAGGCTTTGCTGGAAGAACATCAATTATTGTAA
- a CDS encoding AI-2E family transporter has protein sequence MKSTFKEKLLLIAFAALVLLAVLNYSSLHEGLQVVLSSVHSLFIGALIAFILNVPMKKLETLFEKVSFLNKVKRPLAITSVFICFILIVTAIVVIVLPTLVATVAQLVNVISEEIPKWIKNLQESGFLSSQLGSQINEYLSQFTNISNLSSLATNFLYGLVNNVSGIFSNTMSLVMAFFFTISILGSKEHLQTMSLKLLHAFLPKKIVGVLTYIGEVIVDTYDRFLMSQIVEAVIIGSLVFISYSLSGIPYASMAGILSGVLSFVPYIGPFTACMISALFVAVENPWLALWSIVLFQILQLIEGNIIYPRVVGQSVGLPTLFTLSAALIGGNLFGLLGMVFFTPIFAVIYRLVREWVNIRLKDKQIVIEE, from the coding sequence ATGAAATCAACATTTAAAGAAAAACTATTGCTGATTGCCTTTGCAGCCCTTGTGCTACTGGCTGTTCTGAATTATTCCTCTCTGCACGAGGGCTTACAAGTCGTTTTATCCAGTGTCCACTCTCTGTTTATCGGTGCCCTGATTGCCTTTATCCTTAATGTTCCGATGAAAAAGCTGGAAACTCTCTTTGAAAAAGTTTCTTTTTTAAACAAGGTGAAGCGTCCATTGGCCATCACCAGTGTTTTTATCTGCTTTATCTTGATTGTAACAGCTATTGTGGTGATTGTGCTGCCGACCTTGGTGGCAACAGTTGCTCAGCTGGTTAATGTCATCAGTGAAGAAATACCAAAATGGATTAAAAACCTCCAAGAAAGCGGCTTTTTGTCCAGCCAACTTGGAAGTCAGATCAATGAGTACTTATCTCAATTTACCAATATTTCCAATCTATCCAGCCTAGCTACCAACTTCCTTTACGGTCTGGTCAACAATGTTAGTGGCATTTTCTCAAATACCATGTCCCTGGTTATGGCTTTCTTCTTTACCATCAGTATTCTGGGCAGTAAGGAACACCTCCAAACCATGTCTCTAAAACTGCTCCATGCCTTTTTGCCTAAAAAGATTGTTGGCGTCCTTACCTATATCGGTGAAGTGATTGTGGATACCTATGATCGGTTCCTGATGAGCCAAATTGTGGAAGCTGTGATTATCGGCAGTCTGGTCTTTATTTCTTATTCACTATCTGGGATTCCTTATGCCAGCATGGCGGGGATTCTGTCAGGGGTTCTTTCCTTTGTGCCTTATATCGGCCCATTCACTGCCTGCATGATTAGTGCCCTCTTTGTGGCGGTGGAAAACCCTTGGCTGGCCCTCTGGTCGATTGTCCTTTTCCAAATCCTCCAGCTGATTGAAGGAAATATCATCTACCCACGGGTTGTAGGACAGTCTGTTGGTTTGCCGACCCTCTTTACCTTATCTGCAGCCCTTATCGGCGGAAACCTCTTTGGTCTTTTGGGGATGGTCTTTTTCACTCCAATCTTTGCGGTCATCTACCGCCTTGTTCGAGAGTGGGTCAATATCCGCCTCAAGGACAAACAGATTGTCATTGAAGAATAG
- the der gene encoding ribosome biogenesis GTPase Der, with product MALPTIAIVGRPNVGKSTLFNRIAGERISIVEDVEGVTRDRIYATGEWLNRKFSLIDTGGIDDVDAPFMEQIKHQAEIAMDEADVIVFVVSGKEGVTDADEYVSRILYKTNKPVILVVNKVDNPEMRNDIYDFYSLGLGDPYPVSSVHGIGTGDVLDAIVDNLPTAEAKENPDLIKFSLIGRPNVGKSSLINAILGEERVIASPVAGTTRDAIDTHFTDSTGQEFTMIDTAGMRKSGKVYENTEKYSVMRAMRAIDRSDVVLMVINAEEGIREYDKRIAGFAHEAGKGIIIVVNKWDTLEKDNHTMKKWEDDIRDQFQYLSYAPIIFVSALTKQRLHKLPEMIKTISESQNTRIPSAVLNDVIMDAIAINPTPTDKGKRLKIFYATQVATKPPTFVVFVNEEELMHFSYMRFLENQIRKAFVFEGTPIHLIARKRK from the coding sequence ATGGCTCTACCAACTATTGCCATCGTTGGCCGTCCCAACGTTGGAAAATCAACCCTATTTAATCGTATTGCAGGTGAGCGGATTTCGATTGTCGAAGATGTGGAAGGGGTGACCCGCGACCGCATTTATGCGACAGGTGAATGGCTTAACCGCAAGTTTTCACTTATTGATACGGGAGGAATCGATGATGTAGATGCCCCATTCATGGAACAGATCAAGCACCAGGCTGAAATCGCCATGGATGAAGCAGACGTCATCGTCTTTGTCGTATCTGGCAAAGAAGGAGTAACGGATGCCGATGAGTACGTTTCCCGCATCCTCTACAAGACCAATAAACCGGTCATTTTGGTGGTCAACAAGGTGGACAATCCTGAGATGCGCAACGACATCTATGATTTCTATTCACTGGGTCTAGGAGATCCCTACCCGGTGTCTTCAGTCCATGGTATTGGAACGGGGGATGTCCTTGATGCCATTGTAGACAACCTGCCGACAGCGGAAGCTAAGGAAAATCCTGACCTCATCAAGTTCAGTTTAATCGGTCGCCCTAATGTCGGCAAGTCCAGTCTTATCAATGCTATTTTGGGGGAGGAGCGCGTGATTGCCTCTCCGGTTGCAGGAACGACCCGTGATGCCATCGATACCCACTTTACCGACAGTACCGGTCAAGAATTTACTATGATCGATACGGCAGGGATGCGCAAGTCCGGTAAGGTCTATGAAAATACAGAGAAATACTCTGTCATGCGGGCCATGCGGGCTATTGATCGCTCTGATGTCGTTTTGATGGTCATCAATGCCGAAGAAGGCATTCGTGAGTACGACAAGCGGATTGCTGGATTTGCCCATGAAGCAGGAAAAGGGATTATCATCGTGGTCAATAAGTGGGATACTCTGGAAAAAGACAACCACACCATGAAAAAATGGGAAGATGATATTCGTGACCAGTTCCAGTACCTGTCTTATGCACCGATTATCTTTGTGTCCGCCTTGACCAAACAACGCCTTCACAAGTTGCCAGAAATGATTAAGACTATTAGCGAGAGTCAGAATACCCGCATACCATCAGCCGTTCTCAATGACGTCATCATGGATGCCATCGCCATCAATCCAACTCCAACGGACAAGGGCAAGCGACTCAAAATCTTCTACGCTACTCAGGTCGCAACCAAGCCACCGACCTTTGTGGTCTTTGTCAATGAAGAAGAACTCATGCACTTTTCTTACATGCGTTTCTTGGAAAATCAAATCCGCAAGGCCTTTGTCTTTGAAGGAACACCGATTCATTTGATTGCCAGAAAACGGAAATAG
- a CDS encoding replication initiation/membrane attachment protein yields the protein MKPNDLYCYVRTTPFTADWSSLSQCYQPIIGLDGFALYHYLHAFVDYGQGRYKFSRILNHLDFGMPRLERTLDVLEAVDLLERYQMDGAYGLLIKPPLSTQAFLHKPLYRQLLTKKIGESALEQLRLLRPNQEQNITKRFSDVFTIEGKVEVQVQGSATSGLDWQAFKSMMARDKLRFQQETDDMIALEYLAEQEGWNWLELYQKAKETALDQMISTKRLAQKIQGYHQAPKGSLTEREAALARESKAMTALEFLAFLKESRKAAVTASERKCLKDMAVLGLLDEVINVLVLYSLNKLDSANLNEKYALKLANDFSYKGIASAEAAILYLREQRTSSKLQKPAQEAVSNVPEWSKKEVKTKTSAEGKAKMDALRRQMLANENKGGGS from the coding sequence ATGAAACCAAACGATCTCTATTGTTATGTGAGAACCACCCCTTTTACAGCAGACTGGTCTAGCTTGAGTCAATGTTACCAGCCGATTATCGGTTTGGATGGCTTTGCACTCTACCATTACCTCCATGCATTTGTGGATTATGGACAGGGCCGTTATAAATTTAGCCGCATTCTCAACCACTTAGACTTTGGTATGCCCCGTCTTGAGCGGACTTTAGATGTGCTTGAAGCCGTGGATTTGTTGGAGCGCTACCAGATGGATGGTGCCTACGGTCTTCTCATCAAGCCGCCTTTGTCTACTCAGGCCTTTTTGCATAAGCCTCTGTATCGCCAACTATTGACCAAGAAGATTGGGGAGTCTGCTCTGGAACAGCTCAGACTGTTGCGACCGAATCAAGAGCAAAACATCACCAAACGCTTCTCAGATGTCTTCACGATTGAAGGGAAAGTGGAGGTGCAAGTGCAAGGTTCAGCAACCAGTGGCTTGGACTGGCAAGCTTTCAAATCCATGATGGCTCGGGATAAACTGCGTTTTCAGCAGGAAACCGATGATATGATTGCCTTGGAATATCTGGCCGAACAAGAAGGCTGGAACTGGTTGGAACTCTATCAGAAGGCCAAGGAAACAGCTCTTGACCAAATGATTTCAACCAAGCGCCTGGCCCAAAAAATCCAAGGGTATCACCAAGCTCCGAAAGGAAGTTTGACGGAGCGAGAAGCTGCTCTGGCTCGGGAAAGTAAGGCCATGACAGCCCTTGAATTTCTAGCCTTTCTCAAGGAAAGTCGCAAGGCGGCAGTGACTGCCTCGGAGCGCAAATGTTTGAAAGATATGGCGGTTCTGGGGCTTTTAGATGAAGTCATCAATGTCTTGGTTCTTTACAGTCTCAACAAGCTAGACTCGGCCAATCTCAATGAAAAGTATGCTCTCAAGTTAGCCAATGATTTTTCTTATAAGGGAATTGCCAGCGCAGAAGCAGCCATTCTTTATCTCAGAGAACAGCGAACAAGCAGTAAGCTCCAAAAACCTGCTCAGGAAGCTGTCAGCAATGTTCCAGAATGGAGCAAAAAAGAAGTCAAAACGAAAACCAGTGCCGAAGGAAAAGCCAAGATGGATGCTCTTCGGCGTCAAATGTTAGCCAATGAAAACAAAGGAGGTGGCTCATGA
- the dnaI gene encoding primosomal protein DnaI, producing the protein MKSVQDKLTQGHKSRKSYQEVYQEILADEDVAAFIRQEGLNQDEINRSISKFFEFVSQRDKFLSKDASYIAVGYQPVLVMNQGYADVSYLETAELVEHRRLETIKNRIQLINLPASLRQVTIDDLDFDDDYRFEVYKALDDFVEQVGHNNKGLYLYGNFGIGKSYLMAYLAHRLSIARQLSTTMLHYPTFVVDIKNAIKDASVKEKIDQIKTAEVLVLDDIGAEQHSPWVRDDVLQVILQYRMQENLPTFFTSNFSFADLERHFAAGRTGDETWQAKRVMERIRFLATEIHLQGVNRR; encoded by the coding sequence ATGAAATCCGTTCAAGACAAGTTGACCCAAGGTCACAAGAGTCGGAAGTCTTATCAGGAAGTCTATCAGGAAATACTGGCAGACGAGGATGTTGCGGCCTTCATTCGTCAAGAGGGGCTCAATCAGGATGAAATCAACCGCTCCATTTCCAAATTCTTTGAATTTGTTAGCCAGCGAGATAAATTTTTATCTAAGGATGCCTCCTATATCGCAGTTGGCTACCAACCGGTTCTTGTCATGAATCAAGGCTATGCGGACGTGTCCTATCTGGAAACCGCAGAGCTGGTTGAGCACCGCAGATTAGAAACTATAAAAAATCGCATCCAATTGATTAACCTGCCCGCCTCTCTCCGTCAGGTGACCATCGATGACTTGGATTTTGATGATGACTATCGCTTTGAAGTCTACAAGGCCTTGGATGATTTTGTAGAACAAGTCGGGCACAATAACAAAGGGCTTTACCTCTATGGTAATTTTGGGATAGGGAAGAGCTATCTGATGGCCTATTTGGCCCACCGTCTTTCTATTGCTCGTCAACTATCTACGACCATGCTGCACTACCCAACCTTTGTTGTGGACATTAAAAATGCCATTAAGGATGCTTCCGTCAAGGAAAAAATAGACCAGATTAAGACCGCGGAAGTCTTGGTTTTAGATGATATTGGGGCAGAACAGCACAGTCCGTGGGTTCGAGACGATGTCTTGCAGGTCATTCTCCAATACCGGATGCAGGAAAACCTGCCGACCTTCTTTACCTCCAATTTCTCTTTTGCCGATTTGGAGCGCCACTTTGCGGCAGGTCGGACAGGTGATGAAACCTGGCAGGCCAAGCGGGTCATGGAAAGAATTCGTTTCTTAGCCACTGAGATTCATTTGCAAGGAGTGAACCGCCGATGA